TGGACCCGGCGACCGACCCGGAGGCCGACTCGTTCCTCAGCCTGCGACCGCCCGCCGGACACCGGGGGCCGGACGGGCGCTACTACGCGGCAGCCTGCGCGACCCTGTTCTCCGGGATCCAACCGGACGTGCGCTACGCCCGCTCGGGTGACGCGATGAGCCGGGCGGTCGCCACCGCCCGGGCGGCCCTGGGTGACGCGCGGGCCCGGTTCGTCGCGGGCCAACTCCCGGCGGAGTCGCAGCTGGTGGTCAAGTACGGCCTGCCCGGCGACGACGGCCCGGAGTACGTCTGGGCGGGCGTCACCTCGTGGGAGGCCGCGGAGCGGATCGTCGGTGTGAGCGCCAGCGACGCCGCCACCGACCCGAGCGTCCGGATCGGCGCTCCGGTGGTGGTGGAGGCGACCGACGTAGTCGACTGGGCGGTCCTGGACGCCACCGGCGTCATAGAGGGCGGCTGGACCCAAGCAGTCCTAGACTCCGGCGAACCCCCAACCCCCTAGCCCCCCACCCCCACTCCCCCTGCCCCGCCCACCCGGCCCTGCCCCGCCCCACGGCGTTGATCATGAGGTTATTGCCACCGCCGTCGGCGTGTCGTGGCAATAACCTCATGATCAACAGAGCGGGGGCGGGGGCGGGGGCGGGAGCCCGGAGGGGGTTACTTCACTGAGGGGTTTACGAAGGGGGGTTTGGTTAGGGTCAGGGGGGCTCGGCGGCCGCGGATGTCGACCTCGACCTCGTCGCCTTCGGACAGGTTGGCGTCGGTGTTCAGGAGGGCCAGCGCTATGCCCTGCTTGCGGGTTGGGGAGAAGGTGCCGCTGGTCACCTCGCCAACCTGGGTGTCACCGACGTGCAGGGTCATCCCGGGCCGCGGAATGGCCCGGTCTACGGCCACCAGGCCGCGCAGCGTACGCCGGGGGCCGGCGGCCTTCTCGGCGAGCAGCGCGGCACGGCCCCAGAAGGCCGGCTTGTCCCAACCGACCGCCCAGCCGGAGCGGGCCTGCACCGGGGTGATCTCCAGGGAGAGGTCCTGCCCGTGCAGCGGGTAGCCCATCTCGGTACGCAGCGTGTCCCGGGCGGCCAGGCCGCACGCCCGCAGGTCGAACGCCTCCCCGGCGGCGAAGAGCGCGTCCCAGACGGTCACCGCGTGCTCCGCCGGCACCACCAGTTCGTAACCCAGCTCGCCGGTGTAGCCGGTACGGCAGACGGTCAGCTCCACCCCGGCCAGGTTCGCCGCGGAGAAGCTCATGTAGCCGTGCTCCGTGGGCAGGTCGAGAGCGGCCAGCAACTCGGCCGAGCGGGGGCCCTGCACGGCCAGCACGGCGTACGCCTCGTGCTCGTCGGTCACGGTGACCTGCGCGGGCGCCGCGGCGCGCAACCGACGCACCACCTCGCCGGTGTTCGCCGCGTTCGG
The nucleotide sequence above comes from Micromonospora luteifusca. Encoded proteins:
- the gcvT gene encoding glycine cleavage system aminomethyltransferase GcvT produces the protein MTDVTFDAAATRLRRSPLHERHIAAGAKFAPFGGWEMPLEYAGGGVLKEHTAVRTAVGVFDVSHLGKARVSGPDAADFVNACLSNDLGRIGPGRAQYTLCCDDATGGVVDDIIAYLYADDHVFLIPNAANTGEVVRRLRAAAPAQVTVTDEHEAYAVLAVQGPRSAELLAALDLPTEHGYMSFSAANLAGVELTVCRTGYTGELGYELVVPAEHAVTVWDALFAAGEAFDLRACGLAARDTLRTEMGYPLHGQDLSLEITPVQARSGWAVGWDKPAFWGRAALLAEKAAGPRRTLRGLVAVDRAIPRPGMTLHVGDTQVGEVTSGTFSPTRKQGIALALLNTDANLSEGDEVEVDIRGRRAPLTLTKPPFVNPSVK